In a genomic window of Microterricola viridarii:
- a CDS encoding cytochrome c biogenesis CcdA family protein, which yields MGEIVFSGQLLLAIPIAILAGLVSFLSPCVLPLVPGYLGYIGGLSEIPADKDEARAVRRRLLLGVSLFVLGFTVVFVAYGALFGALGLWLAANETLIIQILGVFVILMGLVFIGQFTFLQRTIKPSWKPVTGIAGAPLLGLVFGLGWTPCIGPTLAVVMSLSTDAGSAGRGALLGLAYCIGLGVPFLLVTLGLSWVTGSVAFFRRHIRAVNIIGGALLIAIGVLMVSGLWTLWIYQLAGGIGSFVPAI from the coding sequence GTGGGCGAGATCGTTTTCAGCGGGCAGTTGCTGCTCGCGATCCCGATCGCGATCCTGGCCGGCCTGGTCTCCTTCCTCTCTCCCTGCGTGCTGCCGCTCGTGCCCGGCTACCTGGGCTACATCGGCGGCCTCAGCGAGATCCCCGCCGACAAGGACGAGGCCCGCGCGGTGCGCCGCCGCCTGCTGCTCGGCGTCTCGCTGTTCGTGCTCGGCTTCACCGTCGTCTTCGTCGCCTACGGCGCCCTGTTCGGGGCACTCGGCCTGTGGCTGGCGGCCAACGAGACGCTCATCATCCAGATTCTCGGCGTCTTCGTCATCCTGATGGGACTCGTCTTCATCGGCCAGTTCACCTTCCTGCAGCGCACCATCAAGCCGTCCTGGAAGCCGGTCACCGGCATTGCCGGCGCACCCCTGCTCGGCCTGGTCTTCGGCCTCGGCTGGACGCCGTGCATCGGCCCGACGCTGGCCGTCGTGATGAGCCTGAGCACGGATGCCGGTTCCGCCGGCCGCGGCGCCCTGCTCGGCCTCGCCTACTGCATCGGCCTCGGCGTGCCGTTCCTGCTCGTGACGCTCGGCCTCAGCTGGGTCACCGGATCGGTTGCATTCTTCAGACGGCATATTCGTGCCGTCAACATCATCGGAGGTGCACTGCTCATCGCGATCGGTGTGCTCATGGTCTCGGGTCTCTGGACTCTGTGGATCTACCAGCTCGCAGGAGGGATTGGCAGCTTTGTCCCGGCCATCTGA